CGACTGAAAGTAGACGCCACATGTCGTCGTACTGCAGTCTTTGTGGGCTTTTGCGCAGCCAATATGGGCTGAAATCACGCATGCTGGTTGTACATGACATTGCCACCCTGTGGTGGTTACTGGAAGCACCTTCCAGTGAAAACGAGCAAAAGCTGACCATCGGGAATTGCGTACGAGGTGGAACTGGCCAGTTAAGAAAGAGAGGACTTTCTGAACTACAGAAATTTTTGGCTGCAATGAGTACTTACACCATCGGTATAAAGGTTAAGGATGACATCCAGGATGGTAGTAGTTGGAAAACACGGCTGGCAAATCGCATGTACTCAGCTCAATTTGAGAAAGCGCGGACTGATCTGGTAACACTGGGATTCGATGTCGAGCATTTGGAGCAGATTCTGAGTACTCAGTTTGATTTGGAAAGAAAAGGAGAAAAAGATTTCCAGATCGCATCAGCGCCTACTTCTCAAGCCTATGGTTTAGTAACCAGAGAAATCGCAAAAAGATGCCATTCTCATTTTACCAAAGAGCAGGCACAGCAGGTCGGAGAATCTCTGGGCCGTGCTGTTTACTTAACGGATGCGATTAGAGATTTCTCTCAAGACCAGG
The sequence above is a segment of the Gimesia algae genome. Coding sequences within it:
- a CDS encoding DUF5685 family protein, whose translation is MFGVLKPQRKLLSSTESRRHMSSYCSLCGLLRSQYGLKSRMLVVHDIATLWWLLEAPSSENEQKLTIGNCVRGGTGQLRKRGLSELQKFLAAMSTYTIGIKVKDDIQDGSSWKTRLANRMYSAQFEKARTDLVTLGFDVEHLEQILSTQFDLERKGEKDFQIASAPTSQAYGLVTREIAKRCHSHFTKEQAQQVGESLGRAVYLTDAIRDFSQDQEISFNPLCIEAGPKVHTLPPDLKDKVLTYVGSHLSEAGIFVAQVGEELKRSWHAVERSLLAAAGINDQKSITLYSSCCIPCGDGAILVDGDECGKAISGCFCGSICCCFACNYMC